The Tenuifilum thalassicum genome includes the window GCCGAGCAGAATTTACATGTAATTCACACTCAAAATGTAAATAAATATTTTAATGTTGGATTGCAATACGACTATTATAGCACCAAGGGAATTTATGAGAATCAGCTAACCAGAAATAATGATTTTACTCTTTTTTCAAGCTATTTCAAGGATCGAATTTCTGCCCAAGGAACTTTTGCTTATACATACATAAGAAATAATGAGAATGGTGGCTTAGAAGATGATCGGTTTATTCAAGATACTATCATGGAACCCGATCTTATTCCTTTTAATTTGAGTGATGCCTCAAATGAATTTAGAAAAAGGAGTTTTGCCGGATTTGTTGGATATGATTTAATTGTAAAGGCTATCGATAACGATTCAATTCCTGCTTCTAAGAGGAAAAAGTCGATATTGAACGCAAAGCTAATAATAGATGCCAATAGATTCTCAAAAGTTTACAAGGATGCCGAATCGGATTCATCGTACTATCAACATTTTTACATTAATACATCATCAACTTTTGACTCAATATATTTATTGACATACCAAACTACATTATTAGTTGAACTTTCTCAGATTTCTAAGTTCCCTGGTATTCCAGGTCTTCGAGCATGGGTGTCAAACATTTCTGGAAGCTATTACTATCTTAAGCCAGAGGTTTTTATCAGTTCAAACGATAATGAACGTATCTCCACAAATTTATTTGGAATAGGTGCTTATAGTAAAAGCCCGTATCTATCATATAGCGCTGCTGCACGCTTTTATATTAATGGTTATAGAGCAGCCGATAAAGAACTATTTGGTCAGATGACTATTTCGCCATGGAAATCATTAGATATGCCCTATGTGTCTGGTGAAATTAGTATAACCGATAAAGAGCCTAGCATATTTATGAAGGAATATTTTTCAAATCATTATAAATGGGACAATAATTTCGATAAGGAGAGCCGCTTTAGGATTTCAGCAAAGTTTGGCGCTGATAAGGTTAAGTTTGAAGCGGGTTACAATTTGCTTCACATAGTAAACTATACCTATTTTGATACCCTTTCCCTTCCTGCCCAAGAGCAAAATGTTACTGTCACATCGGCATATATTCAAAAAAGATTCAGTTTAGGATGGTTTAATATGGTTGGAAGGCTTATTTGGCAGGCATCAACTAGTGAAGCAATTAATCTCCCTGTTTTATCGGGATTTGGCTCAATATTTGTACAGTTCCCCGTTGTGAAAAATGCTCTTACTGTACAGCTGGGTGTGAGTGGCTTTTATAGAACAAAGTTCTATGCATATGCTTATAATCCTGCGTTGGGTGTTTATTATAACCAAAAGGAAAAGGAGATTGGTAACTATCCATTTGTTGAAGCATTTTTAAATGCTAAATGGAAGCGTACAAATTTATTTGTTAAAGTAGATCATTTAAATATGGGATATCCTGATAATCAATATTATACTGCACTCCATTATCCTTATAATCCGAGGATGCTTAAGTTTGGACTTTCGTGGATGTTTTACGACTAGTCATCAAAATTCTTAATTGTTTTTCAACACTTTAGAGTACTTTTGCGTTTCTAATTGATTAACCAAAAAGATCATAATATGGTTAGATTTTTTAATGTTTTATTTAGGGGGTTGATTTTTTTGGCTTTCTTACTACTCTTTTCATGTTTAACAAATGAAAGGAGCAATAACGATTCCGTTGAGTTCCAAAGGGATTTAGCCGATATCTTAGTTGACGGAAAGATAGTAGCGGTAACTGATTACGATGCCATAAGCTACTTTATTTATAAGGGAAAGCCAATGGGTTACCAGTACGATATGCTTCGGGACTTGGCAACCTATTTGGGAGTAAAGCTAGAAATTATCACTGAAAGTGATATCGATAAGTCGTTTGAACTATTAAAATCAGGTAAGGTCGATATCATTGCAAGTAGCTTAGCTATAACTGCGCCCCGGAAATCTGAGGTTGATTTTACATTGCCGCACGGTCAAACAAGTCAGGTATTAGTTCAGCGTTTTGATGAGAATGGTGTTAAAGTAAAACAACCTCTCGATTTAGCTGGTAAAATTGTTTATGTTCAGAAGAGCTCATCTGGAGCACAACGGCTTAAAAACCTGAAAGATGAGATAGGTCGTGATATCACTATTGTTGAATTACCTAACTATGATGCTGATAAACTGATTGAACTGGTATCGACGGGTGAAATTGATTATGTGGTTTGCGACCAGTCTGTAGCTCAGGTTAAAGAGAACTTTTACAAAAACATTAACATCGATGTGCAAATTGGTTTTCCTCAGGAAATAGCTTGGGCTGTTAGAAAAACATCTCCAGAACTACGGGGAAAAATAAATACTTGGCTTGAGGGTTACCTAAAAACTGCCCACTATAAGCGAATTGAACGTCGTTATTTTTCCGAAAATAGGTTTAACAAAAGAGCCAGTAGCGATTATTTCTACATTTATACTGGGAAAATATCACCCTGGGATGAGTATTTCAAGAAATATAGTAAGGAGATAAACTTTGATTGGCGTTTGTTAGCCTCGCTGGTATACCAAGAGTCTCGATTTAACCACAACGCGCAATCAAAAGTGGGGGCAAAAGGCTTAATGCAATTCATGCCAGCTACAGCTAAGTTCTTTGGGATAAGCCATAACGAAAAGCCAGAGGAGCAGATTAAAGCTGGAGTAAAGTATATTAAGTGGCTCGATGAGAAATGGGCTAAATATGGGGTGCCTAAGGAAGAGAGAATAAAATTTGTATTAGCATCTTATAATGCAGGTATTGGACATGTAATTGATGCACGGAATTTAGCCCAAAAATATGGGAAGAATCCAAATGTATGGGAAAATAATGTTGAGTACTTCATTCGTCATAAATATGACTTTGCCCATGACCCTGTGGTTAAGTATGGTTCTTTAAAGGGAACTGAAACCTACCTTTATGTTAAAGAAATAATGGACAGGTATGAGCATTACAAAAACATTATAGGAGAGTGAAAGTTCAATTAGTAAATGCGAAAAAATTCTTGAATGATGATGATGATGGTCTGTTGATAATCGGAAATAACTTTTAGCAAAGCGTTAAAAAAGTTATTCTGATTATCAATAGACAACGACAAGAAAAGAATTTAAATTAAAGAAAGAGAGAAAAACTAAAAAGTATTTTCTCTCTTAATGCAAATGTTCGACCTTTGTTTTCGCAAAAAAAAATACGGATGAAGCATTTGACATTGGAGCAAAGATACGCAATAAAAGCGTATTTGGATTGCGGGAAAACAAAAAGTGAAATAGCCAGGGCTTTAAAAGTTCACAAGAGCACTATTTATCGTGAAATAAGTCGCAATAGTAGCAAGCGAGGTGCTTATAATCCTGATTCTGCTAACGAGTTAGCGGAAGAGAGGAAAGAGCGTTTCTGTCAGAATCGCAGGTTTGATACAAGCATGCAAGTAAAGATAGACAATTGGATAAAAGAAGAGCAGTGGTCGCCTGAGCAAATAAAGGGACATTGTGATAGAAATGGAATTGAAATGGTATCTCATGAAAGAATATACCAGTACATAAGGGCAGATAAACAGGCCGGAGGGGAGCTGCATAAGCATATGCGGCATAAGCTAAAACACCGCAATCGTCCTGTTGGAGGGAAGCGTGTAGTTATAAAAAACAAGGTTTACATTGACGATAGGCCTGCTGTAATAAACAACAAGGAGCGTTTTGGTGATTGGGAGATTGACCTAATTGTTGGGAGGAATAATAAAGGAGCAATGGTAACTTTAGTTGAAAGAAAAACATCAATGATTTTAATAAGGAAATTGGAGGATGGTAAAGATGCAGATGGACTTGCTAATACCGTAATTAGAATGCTACTGCCCTATAAGAACAGCGTAAAATCAATAACCAGTGATAACGGTTCCGAATTTGCCAGACATGAAAAAATAGCGAAAAAATTGCAGGCTGACTTTTACTTCGCTCATCCATATTCTTCTTGGGAAAGAGGATTAAGTGAGTACTCTAATAAATTAATAAGACAGTACATCCCTAAAAAATCAAATTTTGATACCTTTGATTCAGATTTTGTGAAACAAGTACAACATAAAATAAACAGAAGACCAAGGAAGACTTTGCATTTTAGTACTCCAAAAACAGAGTTCTTTAATTGTGTCGCATTTGCTTGTTGAATTTACGGAGTAAAGAACTCTCCTTTTTTTTTGTTGCTAATAGTCAATATTAATACCTTTGCGAAAATTTAACAAGGATGACTAATCGTAGAGTAAGAGTTCGTTTTGCTCCAAGTCCAACAGGACCACTCCATATGGGAGGAGTACGTACTGCATTATTCAATTACTTTTTTGCCCGCCAGCATGGTGGCGATTTTATATTACGTATAGAGGATACCGATTCACAACGCTTTGTTCCTGGAGCCGAGGAATATATTAATGAAGCCTTGGAGTGGTGTGGCATAAAGGTTGACGAAGGCGTTAGGCAAGGTGGCCCCTATGCCCCTTATCGTCAGAGCGAACGTAAAAATATATACAAACAATATGCCGATAGGCTAGTAGAGTCTGGGCATGCATATTATGCATTTGATAAGCCCGAAACGCTTGAAAAGCTAAGGGCTGAGGCCGAATCAAAGGGTGGGGCTTTTACCTATAACTATTCTATACGAAACTCTTTGGAAAATTCATTATCGTTACCCCCTGATGAGGTAGAACGCAGAATAAACAGTGGCGACCAGTGGGTTATTAGGTTTAAAATGCCTGAGAATGAGGAGGTGATAATGAATGACCTGATTCGAGGAGAGGTACGTGTAAATACATCAACACTTGATGACAAAGTGCTTTTCAAAAGCGCTGATATGTTACCTACCTATCACCTTGCAAATGTTGTCGATGATTTCTTGATGGAAATATCACATGTAATTCGTGGTGAGGAATGGTTACCTTCGTTACCCTTACATGTGTTACTATATAGAGCTTTAGGATGGGAGGACAAAATGCCTAAGTTTGCTCACTTACCTTTACTGCTTAAACCAACTGGCAATGGGAAGTTGAGTAAGCGTGATGGTGACAAGATGGGATTCCCTGTATTTCCGCTGATGTGGAAAAATGCAAATGGAGAGATCTCTCGAGGATATCGTGAGGATGGTTATTTCCCAGAGGCATTCGTCAATCTGTTAGCTTTGCTAGGTTGGAACCCTGGAACCGATCAGGAAATCTTCTCCATGGATGAGCTAATTAACCTTTTTAGCATTGAACGAGTTAATAAATCGGGAGCACGGTTCGATCCTGAAAAAGCGAAATGGTTTAACCATCAGTATCTAATTAGGAAATCAGACAAAGAGGTTGCCGAGCTCTTTTCACCCATTCTTGAGCAGTATAATATTGATGTTGATTTTAGTAAGCTGGTTAAAATAGTTGGGCTGGTTAAGGAGCGCGTTAATTTTATTCACGAGCTCTGGGAGCAAACAAACTTCTTTTTTGAGCGCCCAATTGAGTATGAGCAAAAGGCTGTGTCTAAACACTGGAAAGCAGAAACCCCTGAGATTATCAACATGGTTTCTGACCTGCTAAAGCAACTTGATCCTTGGCAAGC containing:
- the gltX gene encoding glutamate--tRNA ligase, whose amino-acid sequence is MTNRRVRVRFAPSPTGPLHMGGVRTALFNYFFARQHGGDFILRIEDTDSQRFVPGAEEYINEALEWCGIKVDEGVRQGGPYAPYRQSERKNIYKQYADRLVESGHAYYAFDKPETLEKLRAEAESKGGAFTYNYSIRNSLENSLSLPPDEVERRINSGDQWVIRFKMPENEEVIMNDLIRGEVRVNTSTLDDKVLFKSADMLPTYHLANVVDDFLMEISHVIRGEEWLPSLPLHVLLYRALGWEDKMPKFAHLPLLLKPTGNGKLSKRDGDKMGFPVFPLMWKNANGEISRGYREDGYFPEAFVNLLALLGWNPGTDQEIFSMDELINLFSIERVNKSGARFDPEKAKWFNHQYLIRKSDKEVAELFSPILEQYNIDVDFSKLVKIVGLVKERVNFIHELWEQTNFFFERPIEYEQKAVSKHWKAETPEIINMVSDLLKQLDPWQASDIEAGIKNFITSNGYGMGKVMNAIRLCLVGASKGPGIADICEILGKEETLIRLNQAVLILNGTKH
- a CDS encoding putative porin, coding for MSFSWYLDNNTFDLRQTIAFDSSLYFNNLIIPGSKKYAPFTYLGNMGSPIINDHFFDRTEPNNDFIFSYGYNAYQQPVLERKQFNVKRPHTLLEYSTGGKKKSAEQNLHVIHTQNVNKYFNVGLQYDYYSTKGIYENQLTRNNDFTLFSSYFKDRISAQGTFAYTYIRNNENGGLEDDRFIQDTIMEPDLIPFNLSDASNEFRKRSFAGFVGYDLIVKAIDNDSIPASKRKKSILNAKLIIDANRFSKVYKDAESDSSYYQHFYINTSSTFDSIYLLTYQTTLLVELSQISKFPGIPGLRAWVSNISGSYYYLKPEVFISSNDNERISTNLFGIGAYSKSPYLSYSAAARFYINGYRAADKELFGQMTISPWKSLDMPYVSGEISITDKEPSIFMKEYFSNHYKWDNNFDKESRFRISAKFGADKVKFEAGYNLLHIVNYTYFDTLSLPAQEQNVTVTSAYIQKRFSLGWFNMVGRLIWQASTSEAINLPVLSGFGSIFVQFPVVKNALTVQLGVSGFYRTKFYAYAYNPALGVYYNQKEKEIGNYPFVEAFLNAKWKRTNLFVKVDHLNMGYPDNQYYTALHYPYNPRMLKFGLSWMFYD
- a CDS encoding MltF family protein, which gives rise to MVRFFNVLFRGLIFLAFLLLFSCLTNERSNNDSVEFQRDLADILVDGKIVAVTDYDAISYFIYKGKPMGYQYDMLRDLATYLGVKLEIITESDIDKSFELLKSGKVDIIASSLAITAPRKSEVDFTLPHGQTSQVLVQRFDENGVKVKQPLDLAGKIVYVQKSSSGAQRLKNLKDEIGRDITIVELPNYDADKLIELVSTGEIDYVVCDQSVAQVKENFYKNINIDVQIGFPQEIAWAVRKTSPELRGKINTWLEGYLKTAHYKRIERRYFSENRFNKRASSDYFYIYTGKISPWDEYFKKYSKEINFDWRLLASLVYQESRFNHNAQSKVGAKGLMQFMPATAKFFGISHNEKPEEQIKAGVKYIKWLDEKWAKYGVPKEERIKFVLASYNAGIGHVIDARNLAQKYGKNPNVWENNVEYFIRHKYDFAHDPVVKYGSLKGTETYLYVKEIMDRYEHYKNIIGE
- a CDS encoding IS30 family transposase translates to MKHLTLEQRYAIKAYLDCGKTKSEIARALKVHKSTIYREISRNSSKRGAYNPDSANELAEERKERFCQNRRFDTSMQVKIDNWIKEEQWSPEQIKGHCDRNGIEMVSHERIYQYIRADKQAGGELHKHMRHKLKHRNRPVGGKRVVIKNKVYIDDRPAVINNKERFGDWEIDLIVGRNNKGAMVTLVERKTSMILIRKLEDGKDADGLANTVIRMLLPYKNSVKSITSDNGSEFARHEKIAKKLQADFYFAHPYSSWERGLSEYSNKLIRQYIPKKSNFDTFDSDFVKQVQHKINRRPRKTLHFSTPKTEFFNCVAFAC